The following are encoded in a window of Bdellovibrionales bacterium genomic DNA:
- a CDS encoding transporter substrate-binding domain-containing protein, with amino-acid sequence MRLLPALTLTLLASLSWGKDDPADKIYFGINSNYSMPLVEIQNPLHKPEVERGLLKDLGEAIAAEMKLKTTWILLPKNRVAPSLLSGDIDIICHIHEIWQPAIRNDVLWTSELYPSVNVIVSASKKTIQKLKDLHGERVGTVVNFIYHDLESEF; translated from the coding sequence ATGAGACTACTTCCAGCTCTTACACTCACGCTGTTGGCCTCTTTGTCATGGGGTAAGGACGACCCCGCTGACAAAATTTACTTCGGCATCAATAGCAATTACTCAATGCCGCTCGTTGAGATTCAAAATCCACTCCACAAGCCCGAGGTAGAGCGCGGTCTTTTGAAAGATCTTGGCGAAGCCATTGCCGCGGAAATGAAACTAAAGACAACATGGATCTTGCTGCCAAAAAATCGTGTGGCTCCGAGTTTGCTTTCTGGCGATATCGATATCATCTGCCACATTCACGAAATCTGGCAGCCCGCAATCCGTAACGATGTTTTGTGGACCTCTGAACTCTATCCCAGCGTCAACGTGATCGTATCGGCCAGCAAAAAAACGATTCAAAAATTGAAAGACCTCCACGGTGAGCGCGTCGGCACCGTCGTCAACTTTATCTACCATGATTTAGAGTCTGAATTTTAA
- a CDS encoding transporter substrate-binding domain-containing protein: MTREDGASNQSNIQKLIHGRLDYIVMSDLEYDYFSHIYPILKESELQMDRVRTKCAVSKKSKLPLTQINRAIENIKKNGTYQKILKNYTDAR, translated from the coding sequence ATCACCCGCGAAGATGGCGCCAGCAATCAAAGCAATATTCAGAAACTCATCCATGGCCGGCTTGATTACATCGTGATGTCAGACCTCGAATACGATTATTTCAGCCATATCTACCCAATTCTAAAAGAGTCCGAGTTGCAAATGGATCGCGTTCGCACCAAATGTGCAGTCTCAAAAAAGTCCAAATTGCCTCTTACTCAGATTAATCGCGCGATTGAGAACATTAAAAAGAACGGAACTTATCAAAAAATCCTCAAGAACTACACCGATGCTCGTTGA
- the rdgB gene encoding RdgB/HAM1 family non-canonical purine NTP pyrophosphatase: protein MELWIATGNKGKVTEYKLGLKELAELKIFTQADIPSFTPRPEDGKTFLENAQIKARTLKAVKTGVWVLGEDSGLEVEGLNNLPGIHSARYAGPKASDSENIAKLLKMMTIRPMANRNARFVCSTVVFTPDGAEWHFEGVMKGTISQKPVGQLGFGYDPVFIPEGQKQTLAELGPGYKNQHSHRAQALKAFLEKLKA from the coding sequence ATGGAATTGTGGATCGCAACCGGCAATAAAGGCAAAGTCACTGAATACAAACTCGGCTTGAAAGAGTTGGCAGAATTAAAAATCTTCACTCAAGCCGACATCCCTTCTTTCACTCCCCGCCCTGAAGACGGCAAGACGTTTCTTGAAAATGCGCAGATCAAAGCGCGCACACTCAAGGCCGTTAAGACCGGCGTATGGGTTTTGGGCGAAGACTCTGGCCTTGAAGTCGAAGGACTCAACAATCTTCCAGGCATTCACTCGGCACGTTATGCGGGCCCAAAAGCCTCTGACAGTGAAAATATCGCGAAGCTTTTGAAGATGATGACAATTCGCCCAATGGCGAATCGTAATGCGAGGTTTGTTTGCTCGACTGTGGTTTTTACTCCCGACGGTGCCGAATGGCACTTCGAAGGCGTGATGAAAGGCACTATCTCCCAAAAACCTGTGGGACAATTGGGCTTTGGCTATGATCCTGTGTTCATTCCAGAGGGACAAAAGCAAACCCTCGCGGAGTTAGGCCCTGGATATAAAAATCAACACTCTCACAGAGCGCAAGCCCTGAAAGCCTTTCTGGAAAAGCTAAAGGCCTAG
- the ychF gene encoding redox-regulated ATPase YchF, whose amino-acid sequence MALQVGIVGLPNVGKSTLFNALTSAKAEAANYPFCTIDPNVGVVTVPDPRMDKICGFVKPQSIVPTTMEFVDIAGIVKGASQGEGLGNQFLSHIRSTDAIVHVVRCFDDPNIIHVSGSVDPVRDMEIINTELMLADLDSAEKRVKRVEKTAKTGTDKKIKMEYEVARKVVEALGKGLPARSVAIDDQEAPFLKEMHLLTAKPQLYAMNVSDADFAAGGNDWTRAVEKRAAEEGNTTILICSAMEAEIAQLPKEERKDFLDALGAEEPGLNRLIREAYKLLGLQTYFTAGEKEVRAWTIRAGMKAPQAAGVIHTDFERGFIKAETYHCEDLFTLKSEQAVKDAGKYRVEGKEYVVKDGDILFFKFNV is encoded by the coding sequence ATGGCACTTCAAGTTGGTATTGTTGGTTTACCGAACGTAGGTAAAAGTACTCTTTTCAACGCCCTCACGTCTGCAAAGGCCGAGGCTGCGAACTACCCGTTCTGTACAATCGATCCTAACGTCGGCGTTGTAACAGTTCCAGATCCACGCATGGATAAAATCTGTGGTTTCGTAAAACCTCAAAGCATTGTTCCAACAACGATGGAGTTCGTAGACATCGCCGGTATCGTAAAAGGTGCCAGCCAAGGTGAAGGCCTCGGCAATCAGTTCTTGAGCCACATCCGCTCAACAGACGCGATCGTTCACGTGGTTCGTTGCTTCGACGACCCAAATATCATCCACGTATCTGGTTCTGTTGATCCAGTTCGCGACATGGAAATCATCAACACAGAATTGATGCTTGCTGATTTGGACTCTGCTGAAAAACGCGTTAAGCGCGTTGAGAAAACGGCAAAGACCGGCACTGATAAGAAAATCAAAATGGAATACGAAGTGGCTCGCAAAGTTGTTGAAGCCCTTGGTAAAGGTTTGCCAGCTCGCTCAGTAGCGATTGATGATCAAGAAGCTCCTTTCTTGAAAGAGATGCACTTGCTCACTGCTAAGCCGCAATTGTATGCGATGAACGTGTCTGACGCGGATTTCGCAGCCGGCGGCAATGATTGGACTCGCGCTGTTGAAAAACGCGCCGCTGAAGAGGGTAACACAACGATCTTGATCTGTTCTGCAATGGAAGCTGAGATTGCTCAGTTGCCAAAAGAAGAGCGCAAAGATTTCTTGGATGCTCTCGGCGCTGAAGAGCCGGGATTGAATCGTTTGATCCGCGAAGCTTACAAATTGTTGGGCTTGCAGACTTACTTCACAGCGGGTGAAAAAGAAGTGCGTGCATGGACGATCCGTGCCGGCATGAAAGCTCCGCAAGCAGCCGGCGTGATTCACACGGACTTCGAACGCGGTTTCATCAAAGCTGAAACTTATCACTGCGAAGATCTCTTCACTTTGAAGAGTGAGCAAGCCGTAAAAGACGCGGGCAAGTACCGTGTCGAAGGAAAAGAGTACGTCGTGAAAGACGGCGACATCTTGTTCTTCAAATTCAACGTTTAG
- a CDS encoding aminoacyl-tRNA hydrolase, with translation MWLIVGLGNPGNQYALTRHNIGFMGVDYMLKGLGNPPQKNQFKAEIFQTKIGEHPVIFCKPQTFMNLSGESVQPLMGFYKIAMDHLIVMHDEIDQPFGQMKIQKNRGHGGHNGIKSISGLLGSADYIRLRLGVGRPENPNIPVADYVLNKFTQDEFAKMPDFLNKAGDAVESIIYDGIQKASTKFNS, from the coding sequence ATGTGGCTCATCGTCGGCCTAGGAAATCCAGGAAATCAATATGCCCTCACCCGGCATAATATTGGCTTTATGGGCGTGGATTACATGCTCAAAGGTTTGGGCAATCCCCCACAGAAAAATCAATTCAAAGCCGAGATCTTTCAAACCAAGATCGGCGAGCATCCAGTTATTTTTTGTAAGCCGCAAACTTTTATGAATCTCTCGGGCGAATCCGTGCAGCCCCTGATGGGCTTTTATAAGATCGCCATGGATCATCTCATCGTTATGCACGATGAGATCGATCAGCCGTTTGGCCAAATGAAAATCCAGAAGAACCGCGGGCACGGCGGCCATAACGGTATTAAAAGCATTTCCGGTTTGTTGGGCTCTGCCGACTACATTCGCCTCCGTTTAGGCGTGGGTCGCCCCGAGAACCCCAATATCCCAGTGGCTGATTACGTATTGAATAAATTCACCCAAGATGAGTTCGCGAAAATGCCGGATTTCCTTAATAAAGCGGGCGATGCGGTTGAAAGCATCATCTATGACGGGATCCAAAAAGCTTCGACGAAGTTTAATTCTTAG
- a CDS encoding ribose-phosphate pyrophosphokinase, which produces MKGLKIFSGNSHPQLAKKVAEAAGVELGYSQVSSFADGEVQIEIHESVRGQNVFIVQSTCPPVNQSYMELFIMVDALKRASAAQITAVIPYFGYARQDRKVAPRAPISAKLMADLLTTAGVNRVVSVDLHATQIQGFFNSPVDHLFAIPTLARAWREQLGTGSDFVAVSPDAGGVERARAFAKRIESSLAIIDKRRSGPNEAKALHLIGDVSGKTAVIIDDMIDTAGTLTQGVDSLIKNGAKRVFAVATHPVLSGPAIARLKESPIEKVWVTDTIPLSEAAKACGKFEVVSVAPLLAEAIKRIHGNDSVSSLFD; this is translated from the coding sequence ATGAAGGGCCTAAAAATCTTTTCGGGGAATTCCCACCCCCAACTAGCCAAAAAAGTGGCCGAAGCAGCCGGTGTTGAACTTGGATATTCCCAGGTAAGCTCGTTTGCCGATGGCGAAGTACAAATCGAGATCCATGAAAGCGTCCGCGGTCAGAACGTGTTTATCGTTCAAAGCACCTGCCCGCCTGTGAACCAGAGCTACATGGAACTTTTTATCATGGTGGATGCGCTCAAGCGTGCCTCTGCCGCCCAGATCACGGCCGTGATTCCTTATTTCGGATACGCCCGCCAAGATCGTAAGGTGGCTCCCCGGGCGCCGATCTCTGCCAAACTGATGGCGGATCTGCTGACCACCGCCGGCGTGAACCGCGTGGTTTCCGTGGACCTCCATGCCACCCAGATCCAGGGCTTCTTTAACAGCCCGGTGGACCATCTTTTTGCCATTCCAACCCTGGCCCGCGCTTGGCGTGAGCAGCTGGGAACAGGCTCTGATTTTGTTGCGGTGAGTCCTGACGCCGGAGGGGTCGAAAGAGCCCGTGCCTTTGCTAAGAGAATTGAGAGTTCACTGGCCATTATCGATAAACGCCGGTCCGGCCCGAACGAGGCAAAAGCTTTGCACCTTATCGGGGATGTTTCGGGCAAAACCGCTGTGATTATCGATGACATGATTGATACGGCTGGAACCCTTACACAAGGGGTTGACAGCCTTATTAAGAATGGGGCAAAACGTGTCTTCGCCGTTGCAACGCATCCGGTATTATCGGGCCCAGCGATCGCCCGATTGAAAGAAAGCCCTATCGAAAAGGTTTGGGTGACAGACACGATTCCGCTGTCTGAAGCCGCCAAAGCTTGTGGCAAGTTTGAAGTCGTCTCCGTAGCACCTTTGCTCGCAGAAGCCATCAAACGCATCCACGGCAACGATTCGGTAAGCTCGCTCTTTGATTAA
- a CDS encoding 50S ribosomal protein L25, with amino-acid sequence MKQRIELTMEARETGKHNSRALRNAAKVPGVIYGAVENTNVFVDVRDVLKYNTRAYENALFNVKSSINKANGKVVLIKSVDVHPLTRRPVHVDFFALDMTKTVRVNVEVRLEGKPIGLSEGGLLNVVQRQIEIECLPTEIPDFFTADVSNLGVGDALHVSDLNVGNVKVISRPEDTIAVVAVQEEEAATPAAAAAPAAGAAAPAAAAPAAGAAKPAAPAKK; translated from the coding sequence ATGAAACAAAGAATTGAACTCACTATGGAAGCTCGCGAAACTGGTAAACACAACAGCCGTGCACTCCGCAATGCTGCTAAAGTTCCAGGCGTTATCTATGGTGCAGTTGAGAACACAAACGTGTTCGTCGATGTTCGTGATGTTTTGAAATACAACACACGCGCTTACGAGAATGCTCTTTTCAACGTAAAAAGCTCTATCAACAAAGCTAACGGCAAAGTGGTTTTGATCAAGTCAGTAGACGTTCACCCTTTGACTCGCCGTCCAGTTCACGTTGATTTCTTCGCTCTTGATATGACTAAAACTGTCCGCGTAAACGTAGAAGTTCGTTTGGAAGGTAAACCAATCGGTTTGTCTGAAGGCGGTTTGTTGAACGTTGTTCAACGTCAAATCGAGATCGAATGTTTGCCAACTGAAATCCCAGATTTCTTCACTGCAGACGTTTCTAACTTGGGCGTAGGCGATGCTCTTCACGTGTCTGACTTGAACGTAGGTAACGTTAAAGTTATCTCTCGTCCAGAAGACACAATCGCGGTTGTTGCGGTTCAAGAAGAAGAAGCAGCAACTCCAGCAGCGGCAGCAGCTCCGGCAGCAGGCGCAGCGGCTCCTGCAGCAGCAGCTCCGGCAGCGGGTGCAGCGAAACCTGCAGCTCCAGCGAAAAAATAA
- the rph gene encoding ribonuclease PH: MRAHGRLPHQLRPVKITSNVSEYAEGSALVEFGRTRVLCTASYEAKAPQWLVGSGEGWITAEYGMLPRSTHQRMKRDKTLNGGRTQEISRLIGRSLRAAVDLKLMGEKQITIDCDVINADGGTRTASVTGGFVALALALKKLHGLSEIKNMPLINYVAAISVGIQGSDILLDLDYDEDSAIGTDMNFVMTDKGHFVEVQGTAEDVPFTREQLNAMMDVAQKGCFELFKVQEEIVGPIFKRTQISGM, encoded by the coding sequence ATGCGCGCTCACGGCCGTCTGCCCCATCAATTACGCCCAGTAAAAATCACGTCCAACGTTTCTGAATACGCCGAAGGTTCTGCCTTGGTGGAGTTCGGTAGAACCCGCGTTCTCTGCACGGCAAGCTACGAAGCAAAAGCTCCGCAATGGCTTGTCGGTTCTGGCGAAGGCTGGATCACGGCAGAGTACGGCATGTTGCCGCGTTCAACTCACCAACGTATGAAGCGTGATAAAACTTTGAACGGCGGACGCACGCAAGAAATTTCACGCCTGATCGGCCGTTCTCTGCGCGCGGCCGTGGATTTGAAACTCATGGGCGAAAAACAAATCACCATCGACTGTGACGTGATCAACGCGGACGGAGGCACGCGCACGGCTTCTGTGACTGGCGGCTTTGTGGCGCTCGCGCTCGCACTTAAAAAGTTACACGGTCTCAGCGAAATCAAGAATATGCCCTTGATCAATTACGTCGCTGCCATCAGCGTCGGCATTCAAGGCAGCGACATCTTGCTGGATCTTGATTATGACGAAGATTCTGCCATCGGAACAGATATGAATTTTGTGATGACAGACAAAGGCCACTTCGTAGAGGTTCAAGGAACCGCCGAAGACGTTCCATTCACTCGCGAGCAATTGAACGCGATGATGGATGTCGCACAGAAAGGCTGCTTCGAACTTTTCAAAGTCCAAGAAGAAATCGTCGGTCCTATTTTTAAACGCACTCAAATCAGCGGAATGTAA